In one window of Camelina sativa cultivar DH55 chromosome 15, Cs, whole genome shotgun sequence DNA:
- the LOC104744245 gene encoding uncharacterized protein At5g19025-like, which translates to MVYFHSSISVCNSVDQSPTTTLIMSNSLHSSSKPTRTTRKSHTSSPTCSNFPVCDRSQSAAIDVVILIAVITACGFLFFPYVKLITLKSIEFFSDLSVLVKEEILQNPIVYGSLALSIFCAALSTWLVILLCTMQRCGKPNCKGLRKAVEFDIQLETEECIKSSNNNNSAGKRGMFELPRVHHRELEAELKKMAPPNGRAVLVFRARCGCSVRRLVVSGPKKQQRKIKK; encoded by the coding sequence ATGGTATATTTCCATAGCTCAATCTCGGTCTGCAATTCCGTCGACCaatctccaacaacaacattgaTCATGTCCAACTCTCTTCACTCCTCCTCTAAGCCGACAAGAACCACTCGCAAATCCCACACTTCTTCTCCAACCTGTTCCAACTTCCCTGTCTGCGACAGATCTCAGTCCGCTGCTATCGATGTCGTGATCCTTATCGCCGTGATCACCGCCTGCGGGTTCCTCTTCTTCCCTTACGTCAAGCTCATCACCCTCAAGTCTATTGAGTTCTTTTCAGATCTCTCTGTTTTAGTCAAAGAAGAGATTTTGCAGAACCCTATTGTCTATGGTTCATTAGCTTTGAGCATCTTCTGTGCTGCACTCTCCACTTGGCTTGTTATACTCTTGTGTACTATGCAGCGTTGTGGGAAACCCAATTGTAAAGGGCTTAGGAAAGCTGTTGAGTTTGATATTCAGCTTGAGACTGAGGAATGTATCAAGagttccaacaacaacaacagtgcCGGTAAGAGAGGGATGTTTGAGCTGCCTCGTGTCCATCACCGTGAATTGGAAGCCGAGCTCAAGAAGATGGCACCGCCTAATGGGAGAGCTGTCCTCGTTTTTAGAGCCAGGTGTGGTTGTTCTGTAAGGAGATTAGTGGTTTCTGGACCAAAGAAGCAGCAGAggaagatcaagaaatga
- the LOC104744246 gene encoding pre-rRNA-processing protein esf1-like, which translates to MGSNKKKKQSKGEGSGGGGGVVAEEGNQMINDPRFSSAHTDPRFRSMPRRQSKVAIDSRFKPMFSDKRFTTANAPVDKRGKRRKAGKGNDLLRDFYRLDEEDNDDAKKKKEESGDESENEMTDLKSEAESEKGSDTDKKLKVASLDEESNDEDESDEEAESEEVSEEEEEEEEDTDEDDEGIYEDDGPEIPEENIPTIPEETPRLAIVNMDWKHVSAKDLYVVLNSFLPKDGRILSVAVYPSEFGLQRMKEEEIHGPLIDGDKKKEDGDDDDDDDDEEEEDEHVINQKLRVYELSRLKYYFAVAECDSSATADYLYKSCDGIEFERSSNKLDLRFIPDSMEFKHPPRDIASEAPAGYEGLDFQSRALQLSKVQLSWDDDEPHRIKTLKQNFNSEQLADLEMKEFLASDESESDDEDDEDNNEGMNRKKVEKSTDKYRALIEPEGVDSDKDVEEENDQDMEVTFNTGLEDLSKEILKKKDRKSESVWESSLRQRREKKRARKNNQNDDDDDDYIDRKAVKDDDGDDDFFMEEPPLKKKKKEGKTNKKKKGLEDEVAAEERSRAVLELLLADENAGDGNEPKGFNIKRKGKRGKTDISEEKIPAADLDDPRFSALLTSPAFALDPTDPQFKRSATYARQIAAKRKEVSKSDEDVKETAPKEKEQELNSMMGSKKERHSLNSTVKSLKMKMINKESEKKQAGNAVTSSSLAQRIKKKAKDLSKK; encoded by the exons atgggttcgaataagaagaaaaagcaaagcaAGGGTGAAGGAtccggtggtggaggaggagtcGTCGCAGAGGAAGGTAATCAGATGATTAACGATCCAAGGTTCTCGTCGGCGCACACGGATCCTAGATTCCGTAGTATGCCGAGGCGTCAGTCAAAAGTCGCTATTGACTCTCGATTCAAGCCTATGTTCTCTGATAAGCGATTTACCACGGCTAATGCTCCCGTCGATAAGCGTGGCAAGCGGAGAAAAGCTGGCAAAGGAAACGATTTGCTTCGTGATTTTTATCgacttgatgaagaagataatgatgatgctaagaagaagaaggaggaatcTGGGGATGAGAGTGAGAATGAGATGACTGATCTGAAATCTGAGGCGGAATCAGAGAAAGGGAGTGATACTGACAAGAAGCTAAAGGTAGCGTCTTTGGATGAAGAGTCTAATGATGAAGATGAGTCTGATGAGGAAGCTGAGTCTGAAGAGGTatcagaggaggaggaggaagaagaagaagataccgATGAGGACGATGAAGGTATCTATGAAGACGATGGACCAGAGATTCCG GAAGAGAACATACCGACTATCCCAGAAGAAACTCCCAGACTTGCTATCGTTAACATGGATTGGAAACATGTCTCT GCCAAAGACTTGTACGTAGTTTTGAATTCGTTTCTGCCAAAAGATGGGCGCATTTTGTCTGTGGCTGTCTATCCATCTGAGTTTGGGCTTCAGCGAATGAAAGAGGAGGAAATTCACGGGCCGTTAATTGATggagacaaaaagaaagaagatggcgatgatgatgatgatgatgatgatgaagaggaggaagatgaacACGTCATCAACCAGAAGCTACGTGTTTACGAATTAAGTAGATTAAA GTATTATTTCGCTGTTGCCGAATGTGATTCAAGTGCTACTGCAGATTACTTGTACAAATCATGTGATGGAATTGAGTTTGAGAGATCCTCAAACAAGCTCGACCTAAGATTTATACCTGATTCCATGGAATTCAAACATCCACCTCGTGATATTGCATCTGAG gcACCTGCTGGTTATGAAGGTTTAGATTTTCAGAGCCGAGCGCTGCAATTGAGCAAAGTTCAACTTTCTTGGGATGATGATGAGCCGCACCgcattaagactttaaaacagAATTTCAATTCTGAACAG TTGGCAGATCTTGAGATGAAGGAATTTTTAGCTTCTGATGAGAGTGAATCTGATGACGAAGACGACGAGGACAACAATGAAGGTATGAACCGGAAGAAAGTGGAGAAGAGTACAGATAAGTACCGAGCGTTAATTGAACCTGAAGGTGTAGATTCTGATAAAGAcgtggaggaggagaatgacCAGGATATGGAGGTAACATTCAATACAGGGTTAGAAGATCTTAGTAAAGAGATTCTTAAAAAGAAAGACAGGAAGTCAGAATCGGTCTGGGAGTCATCTCTAAGGCAGAGACGCGAAAAGAAGAGGGCCAGGAAGAATAatcaaaatgatgatgatgatgatgattacatTGATCGAAAGGCAGtgaaagatgatgatggtgatgacgaTTTCTTTATGGAAGAACCTCctcttaagaagaagaagaaagaaggaaagacgaataagaagaagaagggtttaGAGGATGAAGTAGCAGCGGAAGAAAGAAGCAGAGCGGTGCTCGAGTTGTTACTAGCTGATGAGAATGCAGGAGATGGTAATGAACCGAAAGGGTTTAATATTAAACGGAAAGGTAAAAGAGGAAAAACTGATATATCAGAAGAGAAGATACCTGCTGCTGATCTTGACGATCCGAGGTTCTCAGCTCTACTCACATCTCCTGCTTTTGCCTTAGATCCTACGGATCCACAGTTTAAGAG GAGTGCTACTTATGCAAGGCAAATAGCTGCGAAGCGTAAGGAAGTTTCGAAAAGCGACGAGGATGTGAAAGAGACAGCGccaaaggagaaagaacaagagTTGAATTCGATGATGGGGTCTAAGAAAGAGAGACACTCGCTGAATTCTACAGTCAAAtctttgaagatgaagatgattaaCAAGGAATCCGAGAAGAAGCAAGCGGGAAACGCAGTGACTTCCTCGAGTTTGGCTCAGCGGATTAAGAAGAAAGCCAAAGAtttatcaaagaaataa
- the LOC104747952 gene encoding UPF0725 protein At3g44770-like: protein MADTLRRMLESGELTETLRRMLENGKLTDEQCLSILQVLDSDGCTSEKVIEEKAVKRIDNRKSLKQLLAMRDPESDLLRRYEEESDSDEEESDPDYERYHRQLEESQFFDIDRDVRVPRWGFISPFYFGEKEEEQEPPPEMVLYGRLGVHWFNFEHNRNLKFIRIPKLNTGHPYSTSYYLTIDVEDFFSPIWKL from the exons atggcggATACTCTGCGGCGGATGTTGGAAAGCGGAGAGCTAACGGAGACTCTGCGGCGGATGTTGGAAAACGGAAAGCTAACGGACGAACAATGCCTCTCTATTTTGCAAGTATTAGATTCCGATGGATGCACATCTGAg AAAGTGATTGAGGAAAAAGCTGTTAAACGAATCGACAACAGGAAATCTCTGAAGCAGTTGTTGGCCATGCGTGATCCGGAGAGCGACCTTCTTCGTCGTTATGAAGAAGAATCGGATTCGGATGAAGAAGAATCGGATCCGGATTACGAAAGGTACCACCGCCAACTCGAGGAGTCTCAG TTTTTCGATATCGATCGTGACGTTCGTGTCCCACGTTGGGGATTTATCTCACCATTTTATTTTGGGGAAaaggaggaagaacaagaaccacCTCCCGAAATGGTTCTCTACGGCCGGTTGGGAGTTCATTGGTTCAACTTTGAGCACAATAGGAACTTGAAGTTCATTCGCATACCAAAATTGAATACCGGACATCCGTATTCTACATCCTACTACCTCACTATAGATGTTGAAGACTTTTTTTCCCCCATTTGGAAGTTATGA
- the LOC109125239 gene encoding uncharacterized protein LOC109125239, translating to MIKVVGGQAGALCYNHSLLANLEMKDFLASDESESDDDEDDSNQGINRKKVEKRKDKYRALIESEDVDSHKDVEEENDQDMEVTFNTRLEDLSKEILKKKDKNL from the exons ATGATCAAAGTAGTTGGTGGTCAAGCCGGTGCGCTCTGTTACAATCACTCACTC TTGGCAAATCTTGAGATGAAGGATTTTTTAGCTTCTGATGAGAGTGAATCTGATGACGACGAAGACGACAGCAATCAAGGTATTAACCGGAAGAAAGTGGAGAAGAGGAAAGATAAGTACCGAGCTTTAATTGAATCTGAAGATGTTGACTCTCATAAAGACGTGGAAGAGGAGAATGACCAGGATATGGAGGTAACATTCAATACAAGGTTAGAAGATCTTAGTAAAGAGATTcttaaaaagaaagacaagaatCTCTAA